A single window of Jiangella alkaliphila DNA harbors:
- a CDS encoding glycosyltransferase, producing the protein MCIAPPTQRLRRSRPARASLPCRNPPELSPSISKSRLRAASVVGLKGSGTIAPRHAAGRPCVSIQKGQGVYERDSAPAVSSTSRSRGISVVIPTFRAEGHIASCLGSLAAQTLSPDLFEIIIVLNGPRDGTGAVIDEFARRNPHLRVRRLTVNKAGVSRARNLGIAAARQEFTTFVDDDDTVSPTFLSSLLAYAGEHVIPIANIADVADGGEPDHDNKVNEQLRAWAGQRARPEKLPRAMGFNAAKLIPTRVAQEVAYDGTLSSGEDIVFFMSLLAHHPFVFQVVAPDDQAIYYRTVRPNSVSRREMTFSFAVEDRVRVIARLDALMERCPPDRQGVAAALMRAQAGVIRRFLDARPDHRGDALRNIREQGLANFPYDVLNRGLARTLAVSYCFVPYVDTSAIVAAKRIRAAGDIVDVIYNAMDSVRGTDKETTRISAELIDQALPIHSPSSFGNWAAIRDFCMRGMSAIQSRRPPEGYERLYSRVVWPASHFLAALYKVRHPEVVWTAEFSDPVSRDVHGLERTSPLTDDELLRELLAAARKAGADLPMPDNMYAAAENIAYALADELVFTNENQRDYMLSYCPPALAETARLKARVDPHPSLPAEFYTASPATLDDLPADTVNLAYFGTFYATRGLTEVVDAIARLEDDTRKQVRLHVFTGNAEEISEQVRTAQLDDVIVVRPYRPYLQFLNLTTAFDCLLVNDAKTGSSHSVNPYLPSKWSDYMGSGTPVWGLVEPGSPLSREPLTYATPTGDVDAAAELLLRLVAAKVPPAG; encoded by the coding sequence ATGTGTATCGCGCCGCCGACACAGCGGCTTCGTCGGAGTCGGCCAGCACGAGCATCCTTGCCGTGCCGGAATCCGCCAGAACTCTCACCGTCGATCTCCAAATCTCGCCTCAGGGCAGCAAGCGTAGTCGGGCTGAAGGGTTCCGGTACCATCGCACCGCGCCACGCTGCCGGCCGGCCGTGCGTATCGATCCAGAAGGGACAAGGCGTGTACGAGCGCGACAGTGCTCCGGCGGTCTCGAGCACGAGTCGGTCACGCGGCATCAGCGTCGTGATCCCGACGTTCCGAGCCGAAGGCCACATCGCATCGTGCCTGGGCTCACTGGCGGCTCAGACACTGTCGCCGGATCTGTTCGAGATCATCATCGTCCTGAACGGCCCACGCGATGGCACTGGCGCGGTCATCGACGAATTCGCACGCCGAAATCCGCACCTGCGAGTTCGCCGCCTCACTGTGAACAAAGCCGGCGTCTCGCGGGCCAGGAACCTGGGGATCGCCGCGGCCCGGCAGGAATTCACGACCTTCGTCGACGACGACGACACCGTGTCTCCGACATTCCTTTCGTCCCTGCTCGCCTACGCCGGTGAGCACGTGATCCCGATCGCCAACATCGCCGATGTCGCAGACGGCGGAGAACCCGACCATGACAACAAGGTCAACGAGCAGCTGCGCGCCTGGGCCGGACAGCGTGCTCGCCCCGAGAAGCTGCCGCGGGCGATGGGCTTCAACGCGGCCAAGCTCATCCCGACCCGGGTCGCGCAGGAGGTGGCTTACGACGGCACGCTGAGCAGCGGCGAGGACATCGTCTTCTTCATGTCCCTTCTCGCTCACCACCCGTTCGTCTTCCAGGTGGTCGCTCCTGACGACCAGGCGATCTACTACCGGACCGTCCGACCGAACTCGGTGTCCCGCCGCGAGATGACGTTCTCGTTCGCCGTCGAGGACCGCGTGCGCGTGATCGCCCGGCTCGATGCCCTGATGGAGCGTTGCCCGCCAGACCGCCAGGGCGTGGCGGCAGCGCTCATGCGGGCTCAGGCCGGCGTCATCCGGCGATTCCTCGACGCACGGCCGGACCATCGTGGCGACGCGCTGCGAAACATCCGCGAGCAAGGCCTCGCGAACTTTCCCTACGACGTGTTGAACCGAGGCCTCGCCCGCACCCTTGCCGTCTCCTACTGCTTCGTGCCGTACGTCGACACCAGCGCGATCGTCGCGGCCAAACGGATCCGCGCTGCCGGCGACATCGTCGACGTCATCTACAACGCGATGGACTCAGTCCGTGGCACCGACAAGGAGACGACCCGTATCTCGGCCGAGCTGATCGACCAGGCGCTGCCCATTCATTCGCCCTCGAGCTTCGGCAACTGGGCGGCCATCCGCGACTTCTGCATGCGGGGCATGTCAGCCATTCAGTCCCGCCGCCCGCCGGAGGGGTACGAGCGGCTGTACAGCCGCGTCGTCTGGCCAGCGTCACACTTCCTCGCCGCGCTGTACAAGGTCCGCCATCCCGAGGTCGTATGGACGGCAGAGTTCTCCGATCCCGTGTCGCGCGACGTGCACGGGCTGGAGCGGACCAGTCCGCTGACCGACGACGAGCTGCTGCGCGAGCTGCTGGCGGCGGCCCGGAAGGCCGGCGCCGACCTGCCGATGCCGGACAACATGTACGCGGCGGCGGAGAACATCGCGTACGCCCTCGCCGACGAACTCGTCTTCACCAACGAGAACCAGCGCGACTACATGTTGTCGTACTGCCCGCCGGCCCTGGCCGAGACGGCCCGGCTCAAGGCACGGGTGGACCCGCACCCCTCGCTCCCGGCGGAGTTCTACACGGCGTCCCCGGCGACGCTCGACGACCTGCCCGCCGACACCGTCAACCTGGCCTACTTCGGCACGTTCTACGCCACCCGCGGCCTCACCGAAGTGGTCGACGCGATCGCGCGGCTCGAGGACGACACCAGGAAGCAGGTGCGGCTGCACGTCTTCACCGGCAATGCCGAGGAGATCAGCGAGCAGGTGCGGACGGCCCAGCTAGACGACGTGATCGTCGTGCGGCCGTACCGCCCGTACCTGCAGTTCCTCAACCTCACCACGGCGTTCGACTGCCTGCTGGTCAACGACGCGAAGACCGGCAGCAGCCACTCGGTGAACCCGTACCTGCCCTCGAAGTGGAGCGACTACATGGGCAGCGGAACGCCGGTGTGGGGGCTGGTCGAGCCCGGTAGCCCGCTGAGCCGTGAGCCGCTCACGTATGCGACGCCCACGGGCGATGTCGACGCGGCTGCGGAGCTGCTCCTACGGCTGGTGGCGGCGAAGGTCCCGCCGGCCGGCTGA
- a CDS encoding glycosyltransferase family 4 protein produces MLLGYGPVARLNPFQALLYSAFPAEGLAVSPVYDITTMPALTALRQQGYESVFHLHWTAQILRDATDEADAEHRADAFLAVVDEFVSAGGKLMWTVHNVLPHDVVFQTQQSRLQRELVERCWRVHVMSQDTRDRVADVCPIPAEKVVYSPHPAYQEAYPSYWTREEARATLGIEPGEIVLATFGAIKGYKGIARVLDVLDESWTHDAPWRLVLAGPPDRDPQTRELLRRAARHPRVILNAGKVRAEDVQIFLRAADVALVPYERSLNSGYLLLALTFGLPVIAPHGGGPADVVTPETGLLFDPASRDDLSRQLRELPVLVGPLARQAARERADQFTARLVSAEFARQLRKDVAL; encoded by the coding sequence GTGCTGCTCGGTTACGGGCCAGTCGCCCGGCTCAACCCGTTCCAGGCCCTGCTCTATTCGGCGTTTCCCGCCGAAGGACTCGCGGTCAGCCCGGTGTACGACATCACGACCATGCCCGCTCTGACGGCCCTGCGGCAGCAAGGGTACGAGTCAGTGTTCCACCTGCACTGGACCGCGCAGATCCTGCGCGATGCCACCGACGAGGCCGACGCCGAGCACCGCGCCGACGCGTTCCTCGCGGTTGTCGACGAGTTCGTCAGCGCCGGCGGCAAGCTGATGTGGACGGTCCACAACGTGCTCCCTCATGACGTCGTCTTCCAGACCCAGCAGAGCCGGCTGCAGCGCGAACTCGTCGAGCGATGCTGGCGCGTGCATGTGATGTCGCAAGACACCCGCGATCGTGTTGCGGACGTGTGCCCGATCCCGGCCGAGAAGGTCGTCTACTCGCCGCATCCGGCATACCAGGAGGCGTATCCCTCGTACTGGACCCGTGAAGAGGCTCGCGCGACCCTCGGCATCGAGCCGGGCGAGATCGTCCTTGCCACCTTCGGCGCCATCAAGGGCTACAAGGGGATCGCGCGGGTCCTCGACGTCCTGGACGAGTCGTGGACGCACGATGCGCCGTGGCGGCTCGTACTGGCCGGACCGCCTGACCGGGATCCGCAGACACGCGAGCTGCTGCGCCGCGCCGCACGCCACCCTCGCGTGATCCTGAACGCGGGAAAGGTCCGCGCCGAGGACGTCCAGATCTTTCTCCGCGCAGCCGACGTCGCACTCGTCCCGTACGAGCGCTCGCTGAACAGCGGGTATCTGCTGCTGGCGCTGACGTTCGGGCTCCCGGTGATCGCACCACACGGCGGCGGCCCGGCCGACGTCGTCACGCCCGAAACGGGTCTGCTCTTCGATCCCGCCAGCCGCGATGACCTCTCCCGACAGCTGCGGGAGCTGCCAGTTCTGGTCGGCCCGCTCGCCCGGCAGGCTGCGCGGGAGCGGGCCGACCAGTTCACGGCCCGCCTGGTCAGCGCTGAGTTCGCCCGTCAGCTCCGCAAAGACGTCGCGCTCTGA
- a CDS encoding glycosyltransferase family 4 protein: MTTSGTQTPGPLSRWGARLALVAPPAAGPQRWQRFVTESRLEAAAARLRDEPATAALLAASVADHAERPGEAWRIAAAARELAGDDAGALDAVRRAIDAGEQTVATALMWRRSAARLGRTAQAHDALVMLARTPPRNHVELERAITGIVLAGRDLVDEFDAMVSALPFAERADRSRLDDLLDEFALGDAAVAGPEAFAAARARVLREREAPLLWMTQALVRARAWRRLAEFIVTTPPDSPEIGPRGAGAPFPTAEVGRAAVQALRAGDAHAASMLAARALVARPGRDDFRRTFAAARDQLSISRSGWTFPPRAVATPYEPDTRAVLSVLSQSAPIRSGGYAARSHGVATALTARGWDVQAVTRLGFPYDGWDPGDTREVPASDTVDGIVYHRLLDPGVRGYPQVPLADYVDRFERGVRDLAARHRVALIHGSSFYVVGLAGLTAARRLGLPFIYEMRGLEELMTLSRDPAFAGSDRHRFLERVETAVARESDLVFVITEALGREMVGRGVAEDRIVVVPNGVHTDRFTPRGRDRELESRLRLAGKTVIGYAGGLVDYEGLELLLDAVAGLGLRDDLQVLIVGDGAAEPSLRDRAERLGLGASVSFTGRVPHDQVRRYLSLVDVAPFPRLPLPVCELISPIKPFESMAMEKAVVVSDVAALTEFVDDGVTGRVFRKGDAGDLRRVLADLLDDAGQRRELGVAARDWVLRNRDWSTLTDVVDAAYTAALTGATGSRG; the protein is encoded by the coding sequence GTGACGACGTCCGGCACGCAGACGCCGGGGCCGCTGTCGCGCTGGGGCGCCCGGCTCGCTCTGGTGGCGCCGCCGGCCGCGGGCCCGCAGCGGTGGCAGCGGTTTGTGACCGAGAGCCGGCTCGAAGCGGCGGCCGCACGGCTGCGGGACGAGCCGGCGACGGCGGCGCTACTGGCCGCGTCGGTCGCCGACCACGCCGAGCGACCGGGTGAGGCGTGGCGGATCGCAGCGGCCGCACGCGAGCTGGCCGGTGACGACGCCGGTGCGCTCGACGCCGTCCGCCGCGCCATCGACGCCGGTGAGCAGACCGTCGCGACCGCGTTGATGTGGCGGCGGTCCGCCGCCCGCCTGGGCCGGACCGCCCAGGCGCACGACGCGCTGGTCATGCTCGCGCGGACGCCGCCGCGCAACCACGTCGAGCTGGAACGCGCCATCACCGGGATCGTGCTGGCCGGCCGCGACCTCGTCGACGAGTTCGACGCGATGGTCTCGGCGCTGCCGTTCGCGGAGCGGGCGGACCGCTCCCGCCTGGACGACCTGCTCGACGAGTTCGCCCTCGGCGATGCCGCTGTGGCCGGCCCGGAGGCGTTCGCCGCCGCCCGCGCGCGAGTCCTGCGCGAACGCGAGGCTCCGCTGCTGTGGATGACCCAGGCGCTGGTCCGGGCGCGGGCCTGGCGCAGGCTTGCGGAGTTCATCGTGACGACGCCGCCGGACAGCCCGGAGATCGGCCCGCGTGGCGCCGGCGCGCCATTCCCGACAGCGGAGGTCGGACGGGCGGCAGTGCAGGCACTGCGGGCCGGCGACGCGCACGCGGCCTCGATGCTCGCTGCCCGGGCACTGGTGGCGCGCCCCGGCCGCGACGACTTCCGGCGGACGTTCGCGGCGGCCCGCGACCAGCTGTCCATCTCCAGGAGTGGCTGGACGTTCCCCCCTCGGGCCGTCGCCACCCCGTACGAGCCCGATACGCGCGCCGTCCTGTCGGTGCTCTCGCAGTCCGCGCCGATCCGGTCCGGTGGCTACGCCGCGCGCTCGCATGGCGTCGCCACCGCCCTCACCGCCCGCGGCTGGGACGTCCAGGCCGTCACCCGCCTGGGGTTCCCGTACGACGGGTGGGACCCGGGCGACACGAGGGAGGTCCCGGCGAGCGACACCGTCGACGGGATCGTCTACCACCGCCTGCTGGATCCGGGCGTCCGCGGCTACCCCCAGGTCCCGCTGGCCGACTACGTCGACCGGTTCGAACGCGGCGTTCGCGACCTCGCCGCCAGACACCGGGTTGCCCTGATCCACGGGTCGAGCTTCTACGTCGTGGGCTTGGCGGGGCTGACGGCGGCCCGGCGGCTGGGACTGCCGTTCATCTACGAGATGCGTGGGCTCGAGGAGTTGATGACGCTCTCCCGTGACCCCGCCTTCGCCGGTTCCGATCGGCACCGCTTCCTCGAGCGCGTCGAGACGGCAGTCGCCCGCGAATCCGACCTGGTGTTCGTGATCACCGAGGCGCTCGGGCGCGAGATGGTGGGGCGTGGGGTCGCGGAGGACCGCATCGTCGTCGTCCCGAACGGCGTGCACACCGATCGGTTCACTCCACGCGGGCGGGACCGCGAGCTCGAGTCGCGGCTGCGGCTGGCCGGCAAGACCGTCATCGGCTACGCCGGCGGCCTGGTCGACTATGAGGGCCTCGAGCTGCTGCTCGACGCGGTCGCCGGCCTCGGCCTCCGCGACGACCTGCAGGTGCTGATCGTGGGCGATGGCGCGGCCGAGCCGTCGCTGCGGGACCGTGCGGAGCGGCTGGGCCTCGGCGCGAGCGTCAGCTTCACCGGACGGGTGCCGCACGACCAGGTGCGCCGCTACCTGTCGCTGGTCGACGTTGCGCCGTTCCCGCGGCTGCCACTGCCGGTCTGCGAGCTGATCTCGCCGATCAAGCCGTTCGAGTCGATGGCCATGGAGAAGGCAGTGGTGGTGTCCGACGTCGCGGCGCTCACGGAGTTCGTCGACGACGGCGTCACCGGCCGGGTGTTCCGCAAAGGCGACGCGGGCGATCTGCGGCGGGTGCTGGCGGACCTGCTCGACGATGCGGGCCAGCGCCGGGAGCTTGGCGTTGCCGCGCGCGACTGGGTGCTGCGCAACCGCGACTGGAGCACGCTCACGGACGTCGTGGACGCTGCCTACACGGCCGCGCTCACGGGTGCGACCGGCAGCCGGGGATGA
- a CDS encoding aquaporin, producing the protein MTDAWIRNAIAEAVGALIIVSGTLLAVEAGATPRALTYGFLIAGLTAAFGHVSGGHFNPAVTLAMLLDKKIDVLGAVAYWVAQFAGGAAGAVLVMLTTDRVVVEAGTPVVAEPMDIGGAIALEALFTMIIVLVIFGAVVDDRAPLSAYPFGIGLTVAGAAFATDAFTGAALNPVRGFGPAVVGGEWDSVASWLAGPIIGGVVAWLLYRYVIAPPNRGNSFGRRRSPYPEPVPPPGPSLLP; encoded by the coding sequence ATGACTGACGCGTGGATCCGTAACGCCATCGCGGAGGCGGTCGGCGCCCTCATCATCGTTAGTGGCACGCTGCTGGCGGTCGAAGCCGGCGCGACTCCGCGCGCGCTCACCTACGGGTTCCTAATTGCCGGGCTCACCGCCGCGTTCGGCCATGTGTCGGGTGGTCATTTCAACCCCGCTGTCACGCTGGCGATGCTGCTGGACAAGAAGATCGACGTCCTCGGCGCCGTCGCCTACTGGGTGGCGCAGTTCGCCGGTGGCGCGGCCGGTGCGGTGCTCGTCATGCTGACGACCGACCGCGTGGTCGTGGAGGCGGGCACGCCGGTGGTGGCCGAGCCGATGGACATCGGCGGCGCCATCGCGCTCGAAGCGTTGTTCACGATGATCATCGTCCTGGTGATCTTCGGCGCGGTGGTCGACGACCGCGCACCGCTCTCGGCCTACCCGTTCGGCATCGGCCTGACGGTGGCCGGCGCGGCCTTCGCCACCGACGCCTTCACTGGCGCGGCGCTGAATCCGGTGCGCGGCTTCGGCCCGGCCGTGGTCGGCGGCGAATGGGACTCCGTCGCGTCTTGGCTGGCCGGCCCGATCATCGGCGGCGTGGTCGCATGGCTGCTATACCGCTACGTCATCGCGCCACCGAATCGCGGCAACTCCTTCGGACGCCGGCGTAGCCCGTACCCGGAGCCGGTGCCGCCACCCGGGCCGTCGCTGCTGCCCTGA
- a CDS encoding glycosyltransferase family 2 protein, producing the protein MAPAAGGVTTAPSDPAPAAAAEKPVDDATRRIRLVRDALRAKSPARTPARPELRVAVAASPRLARALAWEWDQVDLVPEAAGTGLTGAELVLIEVHGGVVPGWGAPAGRASELAASAHDRGLPVLVWVTAGSSDPESAAALMPLAAAVFVADPAATGTWRERWPDAVVEALPPAAAPRSHSPAHGGTGAKRIGDVAAVIDESPLDTAAAVGLERLLVPATERPAVPRPHVWRSRLGKRDGRAEAVLPEAVKEVVAGATVGDLAEPVADHYRVVVDAARCAPDSAWTLVEAGAAQTTVVTLPEYHATLPGDLAEHVGTADESEAFAREIAIRAAQPEFRDREALRLHRAVLAGHTTGQRAEAMLTAIGRSPAPADRSVSVVVPTNREHQIDNVLANVGRQAHRDLELILVLHGLGLDHAGLRARAAEQGIDRLQVIDADPSVALGGLMNLGVDAAGGRYTAKMDDDNYYGRHYLADLVNAFAGTDAGIVGKWAHYVWLRASDAVVLRYENFQNRYHQWVQGGSIVVESALAKDLRFSEIPRAVDTDFLNRAWADGVRTYSADRFNFVSVREADRDRHTWKVTDAEMMAAGARVCFYGDPRPQVDA; encoded by the coding sequence GTGGCCCCGGCTGCCGGCGGCGTGACGACGGCGCCGTCTGATCCGGCGCCGGCCGCGGCGGCAGAGAAGCCGGTCGACGATGCCACCCGCCGCATCCGCCTCGTGCGCGACGCGCTCCGCGCCAAGTCCCCGGCCCGCACACCGGCCCGTCCGGAACTGCGCGTGGCTGTCGCTGCGTCGCCGCGGCTGGCCCGGGCTCTGGCCTGGGAGTGGGATCAGGTCGACCTGGTTCCCGAGGCGGCCGGGACCGGCCTCACCGGCGCCGAGCTCGTGCTGATCGAGGTGCACGGAGGGGTCGTGCCAGGCTGGGGCGCGCCCGCCGGGCGGGCCTCGGAGCTGGCGGCTTCAGCGCATGACCGCGGTCTTCCGGTCCTGGTATGGGTCACCGCGGGTTCGTCCGACCCGGAGTCCGCCGCGGCCCTGATGCCGCTCGCCGCAGCGGTGTTCGTCGCGGATCCGGCGGCCACGGGCACTTGGCGCGAGCGGTGGCCGGATGCCGTCGTCGAGGCGCTGCCGCCCGCGGCGGCGCCCCGGTCGCACTCGCCGGCCCACGGCGGCACCGGCGCGAAGCGGATCGGTGACGTCGCCGCCGTCATCGACGAGTCGCCGCTGGACACCGCCGCGGCGGTGGGGCTCGAGCGGCTGCTGGTACCCGCGACCGAGCGGCCGGCCGTGCCCAGGCCGCACGTCTGGCGATCCCGCCTCGGCAAGCGCGACGGACGTGCGGAGGCGGTGCTGCCTGAGGCGGTGAAGGAGGTCGTCGCCGGGGCGACGGTCGGCGATCTCGCCGAGCCTGTGGCCGACCACTACCGTGTCGTCGTCGATGCCGCCCGGTGTGCGCCCGACTCGGCCTGGACCCTGGTGGAGGCCGGCGCCGCCCAGACCACGGTCGTGACGCTGCCCGAGTATCACGCGACGCTACCGGGCGACCTGGCCGAGCACGTCGGCACCGCGGACGAGTCGGAGGCGTTCGCGCGTGAGATCGCGATCAGGGCGGCGCAACCGGAGTTCCGTGACCGCGAAGCGTTGCGGCTGCACCGGGCCGTGCTGGCCGGCCACACGACCGGGCAGCGGGCCGAGGCCATGCTGACGGCCATCGGCCGCTCGCCCGCACCCGCCGACCGGTCCGTGTCCGTCGTCGTGCCGACCAACCGCGAGCACCAGATCGACAACGTGCTGGCGAACGTCGGCCGGCAGGCGCACCGCGACCTCGAGCTGATCCTCGTGCTGCACGGTCTCGGCCTGGACCACGCCGGTCTCCGCGCCCGGGCGGCCGAGCAAGGTATCGACCGGCTCCAGGTGATCGACGCCGACCCGTCGGTGGCCCTCGGTGGCCTGATGAACCTCGGCGTCGACGCCGCCGGCGGCCGCTACACGGCGAAGATGGACGACGACAACTACTACGGCCGCCACTACTTGGCCGACCTCGTCAACGCGTTCGCCGGCACCGACGCCGGCATCGTCGGGAAGTGGGCGCACTACGTCTGGCTGCGGGCCTCCGACGCTGTCGTGCTGCGGTACGAGAACTTCCAGAACCGGTATCACCAGTGGGTGCAGGGCGGCTCGATCGTCGTCGAGAGCGCACTGGCGAAGGACCTGCGGTTCAGCGAGATCCCGCGGGCTGTCGACACCGACTTCCTGAACCGCGCCTGGGCTGACGGTGTGCGGACCTATTCCGCAGACCGGTTCAACTTCGTGAGCGTGCGGGAGGCCGACCGCGACCGGCACACCTGGAAGGTCACCGACGCGGAGATGATGGCCGCCGGCGCCCGGGTCTGCTTCTACGGCGACCCACGCCCGCAGGTCGACGCGTGA
- a CDS encoding glycosyltransferase family 4 protein: protein MPERPSPTLLVAWNELDDAVIEAAFAELAHVQASANALANAVGRLTSAEHDPNGMPRRLSRAARKAFRQGLRLDRYPRAFVRGFKAKPPRTELAKAQAAARRLTVLRRLTELAELGEHDRAVALTLATFSEFSNDPQFASRAVQVFYKAGAISLALAATSALRFGDPSPSLITREAGLLGRIRETTEGWSPELPGPAEPLQQLTPGRVLHLLKESVPYHENGFTMRSMYTLQAQLEAGLEPIVLTSLGFPRVIGVDEFADDEVVEGIRHIRLDLGPDYDLKSPYDRYLTDFTWAAARHVRELAPSVIHVGSGHRGYETALVGLALGRHFGIPVVYEVRSFFETTWTPDAARAELGEYYRRRYETENRCMAAADAVMTISESMRTEIASRGIPLDRITVAPNGVDTRRFSPRERSAELIDRYGLRDRFVFGYVSNLDHPREGQETLIQAAQILRDRGVPATALIVGDGRRRAELEGLAEGAGDAVVFTGRVDHREVLDHYALMSVFVVPRTRDRAARLVTPLKPFEAMAAGIPLVVSDLEALREIIGDGDRGWVFPPGDAHALADLLQGLSTDPSSLGEKAERGLTWVRELRQWSANGPIYQSAYKGLQDQNGRG, encoded by the coding sequence ATGCCTGAACGGCCGTCGCCCACGTTGCTGGTGGCGTGGAACGAGCTGGACGATGCGGTCATCGAGGCCGCATTCGCTGAGCTCGCCCACGTGCAGGCCTCAGCGAACGCTCTGGCGAATGCGGTCGGGCGGCTGACATCGGCTGAGCACGACCCGAACGGTATGCCGCGCCGACTGTCCCGCGCGGCGCGCAAGGCTTTTCGGCAAGGGCTGCGGTTGGACCGGTATCCACGCGCGTTCGTCAGGGGGTTCAAGGCCAAGCCGCCGCGTACCGAGTTGGCCAAAGCCCAGGCCGCCGCCCGGCGGCTCACTGTGCTCCGGCGGCTGACCGAGCTTGCCGAGCTTGGCGAGCACGACCGCGCCGTCGCACTCACCCTCGCCACCTTCTCCGAGTTCTCCAACGATCCGCAGTTCGCCTCGCGCGCCGTCCAGGTCTTCTACAAGGCCGGCGCCATCAGCCTTGCGCTCGCCGCAACGAGCGCGCTGCGCTTCGGTGATCCGTCTCCTAGCCTGATCACGCGCGAGGCCGGATTGCTCGGCCGCATCCGTGAGACGACCGAGGGCTGGTCGCCCGAGCTGCCCGGTCCCGCGGAGCCGCTCCAGCAGCTCACGCCCGGCCGGGTCCTGCACCTGCTGAAGGAGTCCGTGCCGTACCACGAGAACGGCTTCACCATGCGCAGCATGTACACGCTGCAAGCCCAGTTGGAGGCCGGCCTCGAACCGATCGTGCTGACGTCGCTGGGGTTCCCGCGTGTCATCGGCGTCGACGAGTTCGCCGACGACGAGGTCGTCGAGGGCATCCGGCACATCCGGCTGGATCTCGGTCCGGACTACGACCTGAAGTCGCCGTACGACCGCTACCTCACCGACTTCACCTGGGCGGCCGCGCGACACGTCCGGGAGCTGGCACCGTCGGTGATCCATGTCGGATCCGGGCATCGTGGGTACGAGACCGCACTCGTCGGCCTCGCGCTAGGCCGCCACTTCGGCATCCCGGTCGTGTACGAGGTCCGGTCCTTCTTTGAGACCACCTGGACGCCGGACGCGGCGCGCGCCGAGCTCGGCGAGTACTACCGCCGGCGGTACGAGACCGAGAACCGCTGCATGGCGGCGGCCGACGCAGTGATGACGATCAGCGAATCCATGCGTACCGAGATCGCGTCGCGCGGAATTCCCCTGGACCGCATCACGGTGGCGCCCAACGGTGTCGACACCCGCCGGTTCAGCCCGCGAGAACGCTCGGCCGAGCTGATCGACCGCTACGGCCTGCGCGACCGGTTCGTGTTCGGCTACGTGAGCAACCTCGACCACCCACGCGAGGGCCAGGAGACGCTGATCCAGGCGGCACAGATCCTCCGCGACCGCGGCGTTCCCGCCACCGCCCTCATCGTGGGCGACGGGCGTCGGAGGGCGGAGCTGGAAGGGCTGGCTGAGGGCGCCGGCGACGCCGTCGTGTTCACCGGGCGGGTCGACCACCGCGAGGTGCTCGATCACTACGCGCTGATGTCCGTGTTCGTCGTACCGCGCACACGCGACCGCGCCGCCCGGCTCGTGACACCGCTCAAGCCGTTCGAGGCCATGGCTGCTGGTATCCCGCTCGTGGTCTCCGATCTAGAAGCGCTACGCGAGATCATCGGCGACGGTGACCGCGGCTGGGTGTTCCCCCCAGGTGATGCCCACGCCTTGGCCGACCTGCTGCAGGGCCTGTCCACCGACCCTTCCTCGCTCGGCGAGAAGGCCGAGCGCGGACTCACCTGGGTCCGCGAGCTCCGGCAATGGAGCGCGAACGGCCCCATTTACCAGTCCGCCTACAAGGGCCTACAGGACCAGAACGGCCGCGGCTGA